One Solanum pennellii chromosome 9, SPENNV200 DNA segment encodes these proteins:
- the LOC107029294 gene encoding uncharacterized protein LOC107029294: MANIVNASQIAFTKYPSFSLHNYQPIISSKFSNKSLKNETKRRIFLAYKKLNCQDINVDVKIVELEKEEMSFTNNETFLYSFNPLPLMFLAALPGAGTISSLFGPFVELVKSWNLPDWLVHWGHPGNMAVVLFAMGGYGTYLGFRIRFSDDVEEKAKAKDLHPKLLGGMFFFFALGATGGITSLLTSDKPILESPHAVTGFIGLTLLTIQTILPTLFEGNPGLRNVHGILGSGIMTLFLVHAFLGLQLGLSY, translated from the exons ATGGCTAATATTGTGAATGCTTCACAAATTGCATTCACAAAATACCCTTCTTTTTCATTACATAATTATCAACCAATCATTTCTTCCAAATTTTCCAataaatctttgaaaaatgaaacaaaaagaagGATTTTTTTAGCTTACAAGAAGTTGAATTGTCAAGATATTAATGTTGATGTAAAAATAgttgaattagaaaaagaagaaatgtcTTTTACTAATAATGAGACATTTTTGTATTCATTCAATCCTTTGCCATTGATGTTTCTTGCTGCTCTTCCTGGAG CTGGAACTATAAGTTCTCTGTTTGGGCCATTTGTTGAGCTTGTAAAATCATGGAACTTACCTGATTGGCTTGTACATTGGGGACATCCTGGTAACATG gcTGTTGTTCTCTTTGCTATGGGTGGTTATGGAACTTACCTTGGTTTTCGGATACGATTCTCTGATGACGTG GAGGAAAAGGCGAAAGCTAAAGATTTGCATCCAAAACTTCTAGGAGGAATGTTCTTCTTCTTTGCTCTTGGAGCCACTGGTGGAATAACATCCCTACTTACTTCAGATAAGCCTATTCTTGAAAG tccTCATGCTGTTACAGGTTTTATTGGTCTTACACTTTTGACTATACAAACCATTTTGCCTACACTATTCGAG GGTAATCCCGGATTGAGGAATGTTCATGGGATATTGGGAAGTGGTATAATGACATTGTTCCTCGTACACGCGTTCCTCGGACTTCAGCTTGGTTTAAGTTACTAA
- the LOC107031696 gene encoding protein PTST homolog 3, chloroplastic isoform X2 — MASLFHFPTSHKLFLPSQTLNPSICIRHNHHFFLICCSKSIICASIKKSRASRKVKSNDDLCNDIREFLSSVGLPEDHVPTMKELSQNGRQDLANIVRRRGYKLVKELLLTSKQPAYECIGEDGLVEKSEDESLASAADAYTNDASNDLILNSDEQNSGDQESLGYSFLEEKVANFIQNGELDSIEGSGFEIFQREGSVEGQNGAKIFSESSMAQSIQHDEHPSMQSSLMRNDSLSTEYLTMTEGIISADIEPHNMEIQAEINHLKFVLHQKELELTQLKQQIEEEKRLLSVLQIKAETEIREAERLISEKDAELNAAEDSLSGLKEVEIQYWADGENVEVAGSFNGWHQKIKMDPQESPDPIGEDIQSSSDIVDPTGEDIQASSDIVNPIGMREPRLWKTVLWLYPGIYEIKFVVDDRWTTDPQRESVTRGSIHNNVLRVDR, encoded by the exons ATGGCGTCTCTTTTCCATTTTCCCACTTCCCATAAGCTCTTTTTGCCTTCTCAGACTCTTAACCCTTCTATCTGTATACGCCACAATCATCATTTCTTTCTAATTTGTTGttcaaaatcaataatttgTGCTTCAATTAAGAAATCCAG GGCAAGCCGGAAGGTGAAAAGCAATGATGATCTCTGCAACGACATCAGAGAATTTTTATCTTCTGTTGGACTTCCAGAGGATCATGTACCCACCATGAAAGAGCTGTCACAGAACGGAAG GCAAGACCTTGCAAACATCGTTAGAAGAAGAGGATACAAACTTGTCAAGGAGCTTCTTTTAACTTCCAAACAACCAGCCTATGAGTGCATTGGAGAGGATGGACTTGTTGAAAAAAGTGAAGATGAATCGTTAG CTTCTGCAGCGGATGCCTACACGAATGATGCAAGCAATGATTTGATTCTGAATTCGGATGAGCAAAATTCTGGTGATCAAGAATCATTGGGGTATTCTTTCTTGGAGGAAAAGGTGGCCAATTTTATTCAGAATGGAGAACTGGATAGCATAGAGG GTAGTGGCTTTGAAATCTTTCAACGAGAGGGATCTGTTGAAGGACAGAATGGTGCTAAGATATTTAGTGAAAGTTCCATGGCACAATCAATCCAGCATGATGAACATCCTAGTATGCAGAGTTCTCTGATGAG GAACGATAGCTTGTCAACTGAATACTTAACCATGACTGAAGGGATAATTAGTGCTGATATTGAG CCCCACAATATGGAGATTCAAGCTGAAATTAATCATCTCAAGTTCGTGCTG CATCAGAAGGAGCTGGAGTTAACTCAATTGAAGCAGCAGATTGAAGAGGAAAAG CGCTTACTGTCAGTTTTGCAAATCAAAGCTGAAACAGAAATAAGGGAAGCGGAAAGACTTATTTCAGAAAAAGATGCCGAGCTAAATGCTGCTGAAGATAGCCTCTCAGGACTAAAGGAG GTTGAAATCCAATACTGGGCAGATGGTGAAAATGTTGAGGTGGCTGGCAGCTTCAATGGGTGGCAtcagaaaataaaaatggatcCACAAGAATCACCAGATCCCATCGGCGAAGATATACAATCATCATCAGATATCGTAGATCCCACTGGCGAAGATATCCAAGCATCATCGGATATCGTAAATCCCATTGGCATGAG GGAACCTCGACTTTGGAAAACTGTGTTATGGCTGTATCCAGGAATATACGAG ATAAAATTCGTTGTTGATGATCGCTGGACAACTGATCCTCAAAGAGAGTCTGTTACGAGAGGTTCGATACACAATAATGTACTACGAGTTGATAGATGA
- the LOC107031696 gene encoding protein PTST homolog 3, chloroplastic isoform X1: protein MASLFHFPTSHKLFLPSQTLNPSICIRHNHHFFLICCSKSIICASIKKSRASRKVKSNDDLCNDIREFLSSVGLPEDHVPTMKELSQNGRQDLANIVRRRGYKLVKELLLTSKQPAYECIGEDGLVEKSEDESLDGKIADMAHDVSLPSEASAADAYTNDASNDLILNSDEQNSGDQESLGYSFLEEKVANFIQNGELDSIEGSGFEIFQREGSVEGQNGAKIFSESSMAQSIQHDEHPSMQSSLMRNDSLSTEYLTMTEGIISADIEPHNMEIQAEINHLKFVLHQKELELTQLKQQIEEEKRLLSVLQIKAETEIREAERLISEKDAELNAAEDSLSGLKEVEIQYWADGENVEVAGSFNGWHQKIKMDPQESPDPIGEDIQSSSDIVDPTGEDIQASSDIVNPIGMREPRLWKTVLWLYPGIYEIKFVVDDRWTTDPQRESVTRGSIHNNVLRVDR from the exons ATGGCGTCTCTTTTCCATTTTCCCACTTCCCATAAGCTCTTTTTGCCTTCTCAGACTCTTAACCCTTCTATCTGTATACGCCACAATCATCATTTCTTTCTAATTTGTTGttcaaaatcaataatttgTGCTTCAATTAAGAAATCCAG GGCAAGCCGGAAGGTGAAAAGCAATGATGATCTCTGCAACGACATCAGAGAATTTTTATCTTCTGTTGGACTTCCAGAGGATCATGTACCCACCATGAAAGAGCTGTCACAGAACGGAAG GCAAGACCTTGCAAACATCGTTAGAAGAAGAGGATACAAACTTGTCAAGGAGCTTCTTTTAACTTCCAAACAACCAGCCTATGAGTGCATTGGAGAGGATGGACTTGTTGAAAAAAGTGAAGATGAATCGTTAG ATGGGAAAATAGCAGACATGGCTCATGATGTTTCTTTACCAAGTGAAGCTTCTGCAGCGGATGCCTACACGAATGATGCAAGCAATGATTTGATTCTGAATTCGGATGAGCAAAATTCTGGTGATCAAGAATCATTGGGGTATTCTTTCTTGGAGGAAAAGGTGGCCAATTTTATTCAGAATGGAGAACTGGATAGCATAGAGG GTAGTGGCTTTGAAATCTTTCAACGAGAGGGATCTGTTGAAGGACAGAATGGTGCTAAGATATTTAGTGAAAGTTCCATGGCACAATCAATCCAGCATGATGAACATCCTAGTATGCAGAGTTCTCTGATGAG GAACGATAGCTTGTCAACTGAATACTTAACCATGACTGAAGGGATAATTAGTGCTGATATTGAG CCCCACAATATGGAGATTCAAGCTGAAATTAATCATCTCAAGTTCGTGCTG CATCAGAAGGAGCTGGAGTTAACTCAATTGAAGCAGCAGATTGAAGAGGAAAAG CGCTTACTGTCAGTTTTGCAAATCAAAGCTGAAACAGAAATAAGGGAAGCGGAAAGACTTATTTCAGAAAAAGATGCCGAGCTAAATGCTGCTGAAGATAGCCTCTCAGGACTAAAGGAG GTTGAAATCCAATACTGGGCAGATGGTGAAAATGTTGAGGTGGCTGGCAGCTTCAATGGGTGGCAtcagaaaataaaaatggatcCACAAGAATCACCAGATCCCATCGGCGAAGATATACAATCATCATCAGATATCGTAGATCCCACTGGCGAAGATATCCAAGCATCATCGGATATCGTAAATCCCATTGGCATGAG GGAACCTCGACTTTGGAAAACTGTGTTATGGCTGTATCCAGGAATATACGAG ATAAAATTCGTTGTTGATGATCGCTGGACAACTGATCCTCAAAGAGAGTCTGTTACGAGAGGTTCGATACACAATAATGTACTACGAGTTGATAGATGA
- the LOC107031008 gene encoding S-adenosylmethionine synthase 3 → METFLFTSESVNEGHPDKLCDQVSDAILDACLEQDPESKVACETCTKTNMVMVFGEITTKATVDYEKIVRDTCRGIGFVSADVGLDADNCKVLVNIEQQSPDIAQGVHGHLTKKPEEIGAGDQGHMFGYATDETPELMPLTHVLATKLGAKLTEVRKNKTCPWLRPDGKTQVTVEYKNDNGAMVPIRVHTVLISTQHDETVTNDQIAQDLKEHVIKPVIPAKYLDENTIFHLNPSGRFVIGGPHGDAGLTGRKIIIDTYGGWGAHGGGAFSGKDPTKVDRSGAYIVRQAAKSVVASGLARRCIVQVSYAIGVAEPLSVFVDTYKTGTIPDKDILVLIKENFDFRPGMMSINLDLLRGGNYRYQKTAAYGHFGRDDPDFTWETVKVLKPKA, encoded by the coding sequence ATGGAAACTTTCTTGTTTACCTCAGAGTCAGTCAACGAAGGTCACCCCGACAAGCTCTGTGACCAGGTCTCAGATGCCATTCTTGATGCTTGCCTAGAGCAGGATCCCGAAAGCAAGGTTGCATGTGAAACCTGCACAAAGACAAACATGGTTATGGTCTTTGGAGAGATCACAACCAAGGCCACCGTAGACTACGAGAAGATCGTACGTGACACATGCAGAGGCATTGGGTTCGTCTCAGCAGATGTTGGTCTTGATGCTGACAACTGCAAGGTCCTTGTCAACATTGAACAACAGAGCCCTGACATCGCCCAAGGAGTTCACGGTCATCTTACCAAGAAACCAGAAGAAATTGGAGCTGGTGACCAAGGTCATATGTTTGGGTATGCCACAGATGAAACTCCTGAGCTCATGCCCCTCACCCATGTTTTGGCCACCAAGCTTGGTGCCAAGCTTACTGAAGTGAGGAAGAACAAAACCTGCCCATGGCTCAGGCCCGATGGCAAGACCCAAGTTACTGTTGAGTACAAGAACGACAATGGTGCCATGGTCCCTATTAGAGTTCACACTGTTCTCATCTCAACCCAGCATGACGAAACTGTCACCAACGACCAAATCGCCCAGGACTTGAAAGAGCATGTGATCAAGCCTGTGATCCCAGCTAAGTACCTTGACGAGAACACCATCTTCCACCTCAACCCATCAGGTCGCTTCGTCATTGGTGGTCCACATGGAGATGCTGGTCTTACTGGCAGGAAAATCATCATTGATACCTACGGAGGCTGGGGTGCTCACGGTGGAGGTGCCTTCTCAGGAAAGGACCCCACTAAGGTGGACAGGAGTGGTGCTTACATTGTTAGGCAGGCAGCAAAGAGTGTGGTCGCCTCAGGACTTGCTCGCCGCTGTATTGTGCAGGTTTCTTATGCTATCGGTGTGGCTGAACCACTTTCCGTGTTTGTTGACACATACAAGACAGGAACAATTCCCGACAAGGACATTTTGGTTCTGATCAAGGAGAACTTTGACTTCAGGCCTGGAATGATGTCAATCAACCTTGATTTGTTGAGAGGAGGCAACTACAGGTACCAGAAGACTGCAGCTTACGGTCACTTTGGCCGTGATGACCCCGATTTCACTTGGGAAACTGTCAAGGTCCTCAAGCCAAAAGCTTGA
- the LOC107031696 gene encoding protein PTST homolog 3, chloroplastic isoform X3: MASLFHFPTSHKLFLPSQTLNPSICIRHNHHFFLICCSKSIICASIKKSRASRKVKSNDDLCNDIREFLSSVGLPEDHVPTMKELSQNGRQDLANIVRRRGYKLVKELLLTSKQPAYECIGEDGLVEKSEDESLDGKIADMAHDVSLPSEASAADAYTNDASNDLILNSDEQNSGDQESLGYSFLEEKVANFIQNGELDSIEGSGFEIFQREGSVEGQNGAKIFSESSMAQSIQHDEHPSMQSSLMRNDSLSTEYLTMTEGIISADIEKELELTQLKQQIEEEKRLLSVLQIKAETEIREAERLISEKDAELNAAEDSLSGLKEVEIQYWADGENVEVAGSFNGWHQKIKMDPQESPDPIGEDIQSSSDIVDPTGEDIQASSDIVNPIGMREPRLWKTVLWLYPGIYEIKFVVDDRWTTDPQRESVTRGSIHNNVLRVDR; encoded by the exons ATGGCGTCTCTTTTCCATTTTCCCACTTCCCATAAGCTCTTTTTGCCTTCTCAGACTCTTAACCCTTCTATCTGTATACGCCACAATCATCATTTCTTTCTAATTTGTTGttcaaaatcaataatttgTGCTTCAATTAAGAAATCCAG GGCAAGCCGGAAGGTGAAAAGCAATGATGATCTCTGCAACGACATCAGAGAATTTTTATCTTCTGTTGGACTTCCAGAGGATCATGTACCCACCATGAAAGAGCTGTCACAGAACGGAAG GCAAGACCTTGCAAACATCGTTAGAAGAAGAGGATACAAACTTGTCAAGGAGCTTCTTTTAACTTCCAAACAACCAGCCTATGAGTGCATTGGAGAGGATGGACTTGTTGAAAAAAGTGAAGATGAATCGTTAG ATGGGAAAATAGCAGACATGGCTCATGATGTTTCTTTACCAAGTGAAGCTTCTGCAGCGGATGCCTACACGAATGATGCAAGCAATGATTTGATTCTGAATTCGGATGAGCAAAATTCTGGTGATCAAGAATCATTGGGGTATTCTTTCTTGGAGGAAAAGGTGGCCAATTTTATTCAGAATGGAGAACTGGATAGCATAGAGG GTAGTGGCTTTGAAATCTTTCAACGAGAGGGATCTGTTGAAGGACAGAATGGTGCTAAGATATTTAGTGAAAGTTCCATGGCACAATCAATCCAGCATGATGAACATCCTAGTATGCAGAGTTCTCTGATGAG GAACGATAGCTTGTCAACTGAATACTTAACCATGACTGAAGGGATAATTAGTGCTGATATTGAG AAGGAGCTGGAGTTAACTCAATTGAAGCAGCAGATTGAAGAGGAAAAG CGCTTACTGTCAGTTTTGCAAATCAAAGCTGAAACAGAAATAAGGGAAGCGGAAAGACTTATTTCAGAAAAAGATGCCGAGCTAAATGCTGCTGAAGATAGCCTCTCAGGACTAAAGGAG GTTGAAATCCAATACTGGGCAGATGGTGAAAATGTTGAGGTGGCTGGCAGCTTCAATGGGTGGCAtcagaaaataaaaatggatcCACAAGAATCACCAGATCCCATCGGCGAAGATATACAATCATCATCAGATATCGTAGATCCCACTGGCGAAGATATCCAAGCATCATCGGATATCGTAAATCCCATTGGCATGAG GGAACCTCGACTTTGGAAAACTGTGTTATGGCTGTATCCAGGAATATACGAG ATAAAATTCGTTGTTGATGATCGCTGGACAACTGATCCTCAAAGAGAGTCTGTTACGAGAGGTTCGATACACAATAATGTACTACGAGTTGATAGATGA
- the LOC107030574 gene encoding transcription factor MYB36: MGRAPCCDKANVKKGPWSPEEDAKLKEYIDKFGTGGNWIALPQKAGLRRCGKSCRLRWLNYLRPNIKHGEFSDEEDRIICGLYANIGSRWSIIAAQLPGRTDNDIKNYWNTKLKKKLMGFVSSSHKIRPLNHHDYHHQIPTNCYNNYSSLLQASSLLISSNYPNNTTFPCYETNFPSTTPSSTSFLSAGASTSCTSGITASTFAGRTTSSDESYDISNFNFHSYMYNNNGVISEGEKLISGNNGSGCYVDEQQNPLDYSSLEEIKDLISTNHGTCNSTSFLLDHEIKTEEKVIMYY, from the exons atgggAAGAGCTCCATGTTGTGATAAAGCAAATGTGAAGAAAGGGCCATGGTCACCAGAAGAAGatgcaaaattaaaagaatatattgACAAATTTGGCACTGGTGGAAATTGGATTGCTCTTCCACAAAAAGCTG GGCTAAGAAGATGTGGAAAAAGTTGCAGATTAAGATGGTTAAATTATCTTAGGCCAAATATTAAACACGGAGAGTTTTCAGACGAAGAAGACAGAATCATTTGCGGCCTTTATGCTAACATTGGAAGCAg GTGGTCAATCATAGCAGCTCAATTACCAGGCAGGACAGATAATGACATCAAAAACTATTGGAACACGAAGCTGAAGAAGAAATTAATGGGATTTGTCTCTTCATCTCACAAGATTAGGCCTCTTAATCACCATGATTATCACCACCAAATTCCCACTAATTGTTACAATAATTATTCCTctcttcttcaagcttcatctttattaatctcatcaaattaTCCCAACAACACAACTTTCCCATGCTATGAAACCAATTTTCCTAGTACAACCCCATCAAGTACAAGTTTCTTAAGCGCGGGTGCATCTACTAGTTGTACCTCAGGCATTACTGCTAGTACTTTCGCGGGTCGTACTACCTCTTCTGATGAGAGTTATGACATTTcgaattttaattttcatagcTATATGTATAATAACAATGGTGTTATTAGTGAAGGAGAAAAGTTGATTAGTGGAAATAATGGTAGTGGTTGTTATGTTGATGAGCAACAAAATCCATTAGATTATAGTAGCTTGGAGGAGATTAAGGATCTAATTAGCACTAATCATGGTACTTGTAATAGCACTAGCTTTTTGCTTGATCATGAGATCAAGACAGAAGAAAAAGTCATCATGTACTATTGA
- the LOC107031009 gene encoding thioredoxin-like 3-3: MGEGGEKAVSRKLPVNKQANIMTATGDENLKDIFHTIRTTKTPAVINYGACWCRVCNQILPTFWELSKKFPKLSFVYADIDECPETTQNIRYTPTFHFYRDGERVDEMFGGGDERLHDRLWLHS, encoded by the exons ATGGGAGAAGGGGGCGAGAAAGCAGTGAGTAGAAAACTTCCGGTGAATAAACAGGCGAACATAATGACAGCCACTGGTGACGAAAATCTCAAGGACATTTTCCACACTATCAGAACAACTAAAACTCCG GCTGTAATCAATTATGGAGCTTGTTG GTGCCGCGTCTGCAATCAGATCCTTCCTACATTTTGGGAGCTAAGCAAAAAGTTCCCAAAACTCTCTTTCGTATACGCTGATATTGATGAATGCCCAGAGACAACACAGAACATTCGATACACACCAACTTTTCATTTCTACAGAGATGGTGAGAGAGTTGATGAGATGTTTGGAGGAGGAGATGAGCGTTTGCATGACCGTCTGTGGTTGCATTCGTAG